The Malaclemys terrapin pileata isolate rMalTer1 chromosome 24, rMalTer1.hap1, whole genome shotgun sequence genome contains a region encoding:
- the PRR22 gene encoding proline-rich protein 22, which produces MQQPKPFYQQHDAYGPRPLDQSESQSNRPLQTFVLPNNPASVGPSNLYHPPSQEKDVFTGPPAGFQMAPCGCFFDPRIYRIEWAMTNFVQPSVYKLTGGSSSPNAYLLDTHRYLKSPVQTVPYPAYHPIPSNSQYIMPYFNQEGPANGTEQGNLVPDPLHDSQFLEMPQPQEDGQNNDNKLPQLLVSLPGLSQNEQSLQISTYCHLKGRPSPHNPDFQGFDSFQLEGEELKENHMSQNLLVNTQIPDICIEDQNPLSSPSVANAQVMAEAASCPLQDSLVAEDSEGLDTEEPFDLPEKVLLEDAMKLFDCSPANSDSEVSRDNLSRTLTSSESESKDCCFPCDDSSSDIRSLNLPDELLSFDYSVPEILNTVASMDYFYDLKTFTEDPKWDLERVLQPPQDSRSLQDPRQEPQGKEKHSSASIKKEKQTDSKNTPASAQESSTSDRQECPVTGV; this is translated from the exons ATGCAGCAACCAAAACCGTTCTACCAGCAACATGATGCCTATGGTCCCAGACCCTTAGATCAATCGGAGAGCCAGTCAAACCGGCCACTCCAAACATTTGTCCTTCCAAACAACCCTGCATCAGTAG GACCATCCaacctgtaccatcccccaagtCAAGAGAAAGACGTTTTCACTGGACCCCCTGCAG GCTTCCAGATGGCACCCTGTGGGTGCTTTTTCGATCCCCGGATATATCGCATAGAATGGGCAATGACCAATTTCGTGCAACCGTCGGTTTATAAACTCACGGGTGGATCAAGTTCACCAAACGCTTACCTTCTGGACACCCACAGATACCTCAAGAGTCCTGTCCAGACAGTCCCCTACCCAGCTTACCACCCGATCCCGAGCAACTCCCAATACATCATGCCTTATTTCAATCAGGAGGGCCCCGCCAATGGGACAGAACAAGGTAATTTGGTCCCTGACCCACTCCACGACTCCCAGTTTCTTGAGATGCCTCAGCCACAGGAAGATGGTCAGAACAATGACAACAAACTGCCGCAGCTCCTCGTATCACTGCCTGGACTTAGCCAGAATGAGCAAAGCCTCCAGATAAGCACCTACTGCCACCTTAAGGGTAGGCCAAGTCCCCACAACCCAGACTTTCAAGGGTTTGATAGTTTCCAGCTGGAAGGGGAAGAACTCAAAGAAAATCACATGAGCCAGAACCTCCTAGTGAATACACAGATCCCAGACATTTGCATCGAAGATCAAAACCCTCTTTCCAGTCCCAGTGTTGCAAACGCACAGGTGATGGCGGAGGCAGCATCATGTCCCCTGCAGGACAGCCTCGTCGCTGAAGACAGCGAGGGGCTGGACACAGAGGAGCCCTTCGATCTGCCTGAGAAGGTTTTGTTGGAAGATGCAATGAAGCTGTTTGATTGCTCTCCAGCTAACTCGGACTCGGAGGTTTCCAGAGATAACCTGAGTCGCACCTTAACGTCCAGCGAGAGCGAAAGCAAAGATTGCTGCTTCCCGTGTGACGACTCGTCCAGCGACATACGGTCCCTCAATCTGCCTGATGAGTTGCTGTCTTTTGACTATAGCGTTCCCGAGATCCTAAATACAGTGGCCAGCATGGATTATTTCTATGACCTCAAAACTTTCACTGAGGACCCCAAGTGGGATTTGGAGCGGGTACTGCAGCCTCCCCAGGACAGCAGGTCGCTCCAGGACCCCAGGCAAGAGCCCCAAGGAAAAGAGAAGCACAGCAGTGCAtcaataaagaaagaaaagcagacaGACAGCAAAAATACGCCTGCCTCTGCACAGGAGAGCAGCACGTCGGACAGGCAGGAATGCCCGGTGACAGGCGTCTGA